The Agrobacterium vitis sequence ACCTCCGGCGGACCGGCCAATGCATCGAATGTGGCGCAGTATTGGGCCTGGGACCTGTCTTTCCGGCAATATGATTTCGCCAAGGGTGCGACTGTTTCGGTGATCATGACCGTCTTCGTGCTTCTGGCATCGCTCGTTTATGTCCGATCCACACGTCATGAGGTGCGCGGATGAGCGAAACAGTTCGTAACCGCCTGATGCTTGCCATCGCCCTCGTCATGGCGGCGATCTATCTCTTTCCGCTCTACTGGATGTATGTCACGGCACTGAAAACCGGCTCGGCAATGTTTGCCACCCCGCCGCATTTCTGGCCCGACGATCCGCAATGGGGTGTCTATGCTGATGTCTGGCAAAGCCGCAATATGGGCCGCTATCTGTGGAATTCGACAGTGATCGCCCTGGGTTCTGTCAGTATCATCTGCGTTCTCGGCACCGGCTGCGCCTATGTGCTGGCGCGCTATCGCAATGGCTGGGTCGATGCCGGTCTGTTCCTGATCCTGATGCTCCAGGTTCTACCGGCCTCGCTGATGATCACCCCGATCTTCGTCGGCTTTTCGCAGCTTGGCCTGCTGAACACGCCGCGCTTTGCCGTGATGCTGGCGGTGGCGGCGAAAAGCATGCCGTTCTTCGTGGTTTTGGTGCGTTCCAGCTTCATGACGGTGCCGATCGAGCTGGAGGAAGCGGCCATGGTCGATGGCAATTCGCGGATCGGGGCGTTTTTCAGCATCGTCCTGCCGCTGGCCCGCAATGGCATTCTCGTCAGCGCCATTCTGATCTTCATGCAGGCTTTTGGCGAATTCGTCTATTCCAAATCAATGATCCAATCGGTGGACCTGCAACCGGCCAGCGTCGGGCTGAACAGTTTCATGGGTCCCAATACCAATGAATGGAACGGGATCATGGCCTATGCCTCGATCTATGTGA is a genomic window containing:
- a CDS encoding carbohydrate ABC transporter permease, with product MSETVRNRLMLAIALVMAAIYLFPLYWMYVTALKTGSAMFATPPHFWPDDPQWGVYADVWQSRNMGRYLWNSTVIALGSVSIICVLGTGCAYVLARYRNGWVDAGLFLILMLQVLPASLMITPIFVGFSQLGLLNTPRFAVMLAVAAKSMPFFVVLVRSSFMTVPIELEEAAMVDGNSRIGAFFSIVLPLARNGILVSAILIFMQAFGEFVYSKSMIQSVDLQPASVGLNSFMGPNTNEWNGIMAYASIYVTPILAIFVLLQRRIVSGLTSGALK